A genome region from Thermomonospora amylolytica includes the following:
- a CDS encoding DUF6493 family protein, producing the protein MEYWEKLSHAVKTGTWDQVAQVVRKMDDGERHAAARRLPKLLKEMRDENEFRWLDQQRSLALLVAGAGTVGGAAGAATWVCRADLRTWVHDDEAARIARTIAELSADRGPEWRADFVRRVVERMERRTDAQAPLWHIVDRLARDAGEGPPDGNAYVLGWLEQGPDPKRLGNDPFLDVLVPRLFEVDGVGERLQWECGAHPRVTTWRSTLLRLTAEGRIERETLLDGCLRRLLRGGRDNALRWFVHLHDLLEPTIAEAEPRLRDHLRLLPAAPGPVAEMAMRQVRRIDENGRLDEASFAEAVDAPLFRPEKKLVRAALVWLNTTARTRDRVDATLRAVTALFTHNDLDLRERAVKAAVKHAARASGEARRAVRDAAADLPADLRALVAGACGPVEAPAAEPPPVSGPPPFVPAPRPVPIGSPAELAEELSVCLRHRDPSLPVVERLMAALVEHVHRDADTTREVLTRLVPEQLPWVRPHHPIRFSDDPLDWLATGIQMALYPSHRPADPTVAARYSLREGRAPSGPSPLRRFAIWRMLVAAHSVGLAPTLLATPTEASGHIDPGTLVARMELLEEAGAEPAEPDLAQALLRLPRDIGADAITRAERLVSPAGKALAERLAAGAYADPVVTCRGHVLDDRFNQYRPDPRFFFLARVRPQEETDHPLADWMLRLPAAGDDWEHVPPVSFGNGDIAWWPSLLPSHREVAAAHMQFHLQEWTDESSAGQGAALLGLAEAHGPTGPATAAALAYGLGCADRAERSGAVDALLAFSGQGALPAADLGVVIGAAGAADRLKLNRVVQALTDAAHAGAYTDVWAVIHAALPALLPEPGERAPVGLPDLIALGTQTAEITGHRTPLPELAPVAGRGGSSRLVREAARLHRHLTGEDR; encoded by the coding sequence ATGGAGTACTGGGAGAAACTGAGCCACGCCGTCAAGACCGGCACCTGGGATCAGGTGGCCCAGGTGGTGCGGAAGATGGACGACGGGGAGCGGCATGCGGCGGCGCGGCGGCTGCCGAAGCTGCTCAAGGAGATGCGGGACGAGAACGAGTTCCGCTGGCTGGACCAGCAGCGGTCGCTCGCCCTGCTGGTGGCGGGGGCCGGGACCGTCGGCGGGGCGGCGGGAGCCGCGACCTGGGTGTGCCGCGCCGACCTGCGGACGTGGGTGCACGACGACGAGGCGGCGCGGATCGCGAGGACGATCGCGGAGCTGTCCGCCGACCGGGGGCCCGAGTGGCGGGCCGACTTCGTCCGGCGGGTCGTGGAGCGGATGGAGCGGCGGACCGACGCGCAGGCGCCGCTGTGGCACATCGTGGACCGGCTCGCCCGGGACGCGGGGGAAGGGCCGCCGGACGGGAACGCGTACGTGCTGGGCTGGCTCGAGCAGGGGCCGGACCCGAAGCGGCTCGGGAACGACCCGTTCCTGGACGTGCTGGTGCCCCGGTTGTTCGAGGTCGACGGGGTCGGGGAGCGGCTGCAGTGGGAGTGCGGCGCGCATCCCCGGGTGACGACCTGGCGGTCCACGCTGCTCCGGCTCACCGCGGAGGGACGGATCGAGCGCGAGACGCTGCTGGACGGCTGTCTGCGGCGGCTGCTGCGCGGCGGCCGGGACAACGCTCTCCGCTGGTTCGTGCACCTGCACGACCTGCTGGAGCCGACCATCGCCGAGGCCGAACCGCGGCTGCGGGACCATCTGCGGCTGCTGCCGGCCGCGCCCGGCCCGGTGGCCGAGATGGCGATGCGGCAGGTCCGGCGGATCGACGAGAACGGACGCCTGGACGAGGCGTCGTTCGCCGAGGCCGTCGACGCGCCGCTGTTCCGCCCGGAGAAGAAGCTGGTCCGCGCCGCCCTCGTCTGGCTGAACACGACCGCCCGCACCCGCGACCGGGTCGACGCCACCCTGCGGGCCGTCACCGCGCTGTTCACCCACAACGATCTCGACCTGCGGGAACGCGCGGTGAAGGCGGCCGTCAAGCACGCCGCCCGAGCGAGCGGGGAGGCCCGCCGGGCCGTGCGTGACGCCGCCGCCGACCTTCCCGCGGACCTGCGCGCCCTCGTCGCCGGCGCCTGCGGTCCCGTCGAGGCGCCCGCCGCCGAGCCGCCGCCCGTCTCCGGGCCTCCGCCGTTCGTGCCCGCCCCCCGGCCCGTCCCGATCGGCTCCCCCGCCGAGCTGGCCGAGGAGCTCTCCGTCTGCCTGCGGCACAGGGATCCCTCACTGCCGGTGGTCGAACGGCTGATGGCGGCCCTGGTGGAGCACGTCCACCGCGATGCGGACACCACGCGCGAGGTGCTGACGCGGCTGGTCCCGGAACAGCTGCCCTGGGTGCGACCGCACCACCCCATCCGGTTCTCCGACGACCCGCTGGACTGGCTGGCCACCGGCATCCAGATGGCCCTGTACCCGTCTCACCGTCCCGCCGATCCGACGGTGGCGGCGCGCTACTCCCTGCGTGAGGGCCGCGCGCCCTCCGGGCCCTCCCCCCTGCGCCGTTTCGCGATCTGGAGGATGCTCGTCGCCGCCCACTCCGTCGGGCTTGCCCCCACCCTGCTCGCGACGCCGACCGAGGCGAGCGGCCACATCGATCCCGGCACACTGGTCGCCCGGATGGAACTGCTGGAGGAGGCCGGCGCCGAACCCGCCGAACCCGACCTCGCACAGGCACTGCTGCGGCTCCCCCGCGACATCGGCGCCGACGCGATCACCCGGGCGGAACGGCTGGTCTCCCCCGCGGGCAAGGCCCTGGCCGAACGGCTGGCCGCCGGGGCGTACGCCGACCCCGTCGTGACCTGCCGGGGCCACGTCCTCGACGACCGGTTCAACCAGTACCGCCCGGACCCGCGCTTCTTCTTCCTCGCCCGGGTGAGGCCGCAGGAGGAGACGGACCACCCCCTCGCGGACTGGATGCTCCGGCTGCCCGCCGCCGGCGACGACTGGGAGCATGTGCCGCCCGTCTCCTTCGGCAACGGCGACATCGCCTGGTGGCCGTCGCTGCTGCCCTCCCACCGTGAGGTCGCCGCCGCCCATATGCAGTTCCATCTGCAGGAATGGACCGACGAGAGCAGTGCCGGGCAGGGCGCGGCGCTGCTCGGGCTCGCCGAGGCGCACGGCCCCACCGGCCCCGCGACGGCGGCGGCCCTCGCCTACGGCCTCGGCTGTGCGGACCGGGCCGAACGCTCCGGTGCGGTCGACGCCCTGCTGGCGTTCAGCGGCCAAGGCGCGTTGCCCGCCGCCGACCTGGGCGTCGTCATCGGCGCGGCCGGCGCCGCGGACCGCCTCAAGCTCAACCGGGTCGTGCAGGCCCTCACCGACGCCGCCCACGCTGGCGCGTACACCGATGTCTGGGCGGTGATCCACGCAGCCCTCCCCGCCCTCCTGCCCGAGCCCGGCGAACGCGCCCCCGTGGGCCTGCCCGACCTGATCGCCCTGGGCACCCAGACCGCCGAGATCACCGGGCACCGCACCCCGCTCCCCGAACTCGCCCCCGTGGCGGGCCGCGGCGGCTCCAGCCGCCTCGTCCGCGAGGCCGCCCGCCTCCACCGCCACCTCACCGGCGAAGACCGGTGA
- a CDS encoding methylated-DNA--[protein]-cysteine S-methyltransferase: MGGTVAFGTVDTPLGRMLVAVSETGVLSVDFHDSPAARARTVERSGLVPVEDPGRTAAATERLAAYFAGELRDFALPIDWRLTTRVQRQVLAGLYETVPYGSVVTYGRLGERSGTSVPARAIGQVMGANPIPVIVPCHRVVAGNGLGGYSGGTGLDVKRWLLTLEGALPPTLDWDPAKGP, from the coding sequence ATGGGCGGGACGGTCGCGTTCGGGACGGTGGACACGCCGCTGGGGCGGATGCTCGTGGCCGTCAGTGAGACGGGGGTGCTGTCGGTGGACTTTCACGACAGTCCCGCCGCCCGGGCCCGCACGGTGGAACGGTCGGGGCTCGTTCCCGTGGAGGATCCGGGCCGTACCGCCGCGGCCACCGAACGGCTCGCCGCCTACTTCGCCGGGGAGTTGCGGGACTTCGCGCTGCCGATCGACTGGCGGCTCACCACGCGGGTGCAGCGCCAGGTCCTGGCCGGCCTGTACGAGACGGTCCCGTACGGCAGCGTGGTGACCTACGGGCGGCTCGGCGAACGCAGCGGCACCAGCGTGCCCGCCCGGGCCATCGGGCAGGTCATGGGCGCCAACCCGATTCCCGTCATCGTCCCCTGCCACCGCGTCGTGGCGGGGAACGGGCTGGGCGGCTACAGCGGCGGCACCGGCCTGGACGTCAAACGCTGGCTCCTCACCCTCGAGGGAGCCCTGCCGCCCACCCTCGACTGGGACCCCGCCAAGGGTCCCTGA
- a CDS encoding phage holin family protein, which translates to MATKLVDERPATEPLKDRSTAELLKRLSDQVRNLVQQEIRLAKAELTEKGKRAGKGAGMLGAAALVGLYAVGVLLATIILALATVMPAWLSALIVTVVLLVVAGVLALMGRAQTRKATPAAPARTMESVKKDVQVVREHAHR; encoded by the coding sequence GTGGCAACGAAGCTGGTGGACGAGAGGCCGGCGACGGAACCGCTCAAGGACAGGTCGACGGCCGAACTGCTCAAGCGCCTGTCGGACCAGGTCCGCAACCTGGTCCAGCAGGAGATCCGGCTGGCCAAGGCGGAGCTGACGGAGAAGGGCAAGCGCGCCGGCAAGGGCGCGGGGATGCTCGGGGCGGCCGCGCTCGTCGGCCTGTACGCGGTCGGCGTGCTGCTGGCGACGATCATCCTGGCCCTCGCCACGGTCATGCCGGCCTGGCTGTCGGCGCTGATCGTGACGGTGGTGCTGCTGGTGGTCGCCGGGGTCCTGGCGCTCATGGGACGCGCGCAGACGCGCAAGGCCACGCCCGCCGCACCGGCGCGCACGATGGAGTCGGTGAAGAAGGACGTTCAGGTGGTCAGGGAGCACGCCCACCGCTGA
- a CDS encoding hemerythrin domain-containing protein, which produces MASGQRDVIAVLTEDHREVARLCAEFEGLPASAAGRRREVVDQVIIELARHAAVEEEYLYPAVRRYVPDGDAIAEKEIADHAAMERAMKELEELEVDDARFDEAFARLAREVRMHVADEEGRLFPQLEAACDEETRIRLGARVERAKKFAPTRPHPVAPDKPPLNKLTDAGTGLLDRARDLISRRGR; this is translated from the coding sequence ATGGCGAGCGGGCAGCGGGATGTGATCGCGGTGCTGACCGAGGATCATCGGGAGGTGGCGCGGCTGTGCGCCGAGTTCGAGGGGCTGCCCGCCTCGGCGGCCGGGCGGCGGCGTGAGGTGGTCGACCAGGTGATCATCGAGCTGGCGCGGCATGCCGCGGTCGAGGAGGAGTACCTGTATCCGGCCGTGCGGCGGTACGTGCCCGACGGGGACGCGATCGCCGAGAAGGAGATCGCCGACCACGCCGCCATGGAACGGGCGATGAAGGAGCTGGAGGAGCTTGAGGTCGACGACGCCCGGTTCGACGAGGCGTTCGCGCGGCTGGCCCGTGAGGTGCGGATGCATGTGGCCGACGAGGAGGGACGGCTGTTCCCGCAGCTGGAGGCCGCCTGCGACGAGGAGACCCGGATCCGGCTGGGCGCCCGGGTCGAACGCGCCAAGAAGTTCGCCCCGACCCGCCCGCATCCCGTCGCCCCCGACAAGCCGCCCCTCAACAAGCTGACCGACGCCGGAACGGGCCTGCTCGACCGCGCCCGCGACCTGATCAGCCGCCGCGGCAGGTAA
- a CDS encoding oxidoreductase → MGGWRAGDIPDLTGRRAIVTGANSGLGYRTALELARHGAAVVLACRSAERGEAALARMKAEVPDATAVLGSLDLADLSSVRAFADGQAGRPLDILVNNAGVMAVPRRTTADGFEMQFGTNHLGHYALTGLLLPALLAAPSPRVVTVSSMLARPGRIDFDDLHGERRYHRWRAYSQSKLANLLFAGELHRRASGALASMAAHPGYAATNLQLAGPRMSGDRLGERFAALGNRIFAQPDSIGALPTLYAATAPEARSGAYYGPRGPFQQRGLPTEVRTPPAANDPETARRLWEISETLTGVTYTFPPTP, encoded by the coding sequence ATGGGCGGCTGGCGGGCCGGCGACATCCCGGATCTGACCGGGCGGCGGGCGATCGTCACCGGCGCCAACAGCGGGCTCGGATACCGGACGGCGCTGGAGCTGGCACGGCACGGCGCGGCCGTCGTGCTCGCCTGCCGCAGCGCCGAACGCGGTGAGGCCGCCCTGGCGCGCATGAAGGCCGAGGTCCCGGACGCCACCGCGGTGCTGGGATCCCTGGACCTGGCGGACCTGTCCTCGGTACGGGCGTTCGCCGACGGGCAGGCCGGCCGGCCGCTGGACATCCTGGTCAACAACGCGGGCGTCATGGCCGTCCCGCGGCGGACGACCGCCGACGGCTTCGAGATGCAGTTCGGCACCAACCATCTGGGCCACTACGCCCTGACCGGCCTGCTGCTCCCGGCGCTGCTGGCCGCCCCGTCGCCGCGCGTGGTGACCGTCTCCAGCATGCTCGCCCGGCCGGGCCGCATCGACTTCGACGACCTGCACGGCGAACGCCGCTACCACCGCTGGCGCGCGTACTCCCAGTCCAAACTGGCCAACCTGCTGTTCGCCGGCGAACTGCACCGCCGCGCCTCCGGCGCCCTCGCCAGCATGGCCGCCCACCCCGGCTACGCCGCCACCAACCTTCAGCTCGCCGGTCCCCGCATGTCCGGCGACCGCCTGGGCGAACGCTTCGCCGCCCTGGGCAACCGCATCTTCGCCCAGCCCGACAGCATCGGCGCCCTCCCCACCCTCTACGCCGCCACCGCTCCCGAGGCCCGCAGCGGCGCCTACTACGGCCCCCGCGGCCCCTTCCAGCAACGCGGCCTCCCCACCGAGGTCCGCACACCCCCCGCGGCGAACGATCCGGAAACCGCCCGCCGCCTCTGGGAGATCTCCGAAACCCTCACCGGCGTCACCTACACCTTCCCGCCCACCCCCTGA
- a CDS encoding glutathione peroxidase, whose translation MSVFDVEIQSLQGGSADLGQYRGKAVLVVNVASKCGLTPQYKGLEELHERYSGRGFTVLGVPCNQFLGQEPGTAEEIAEFCSTTYGVTFPMTEKIEVNGEGRHPLYRELVDVADASGYTGDIRWNFEKFLVGPDGTVVGRFAPQTEPDDDALVAAIERALPA comes from the coding sequence ATGTCGGTGTTCGACGTGGAGATTCAGAGCCTGCAGGGTGGGTCCGCCGACCTCGGGCAGTATCGCGGCAAGGCCGTTCTCGTGGTGAACGTGGCCTCCAAGTGCGGGCTGACGCCGCAGTACAAGGGGCTGGAGGAGCTGCACGAGCGGTACTCGGGGCGGGGGTTCACGGTGCTCGGGGTGCCGTGCAACCAGTTCCTCGGACAGGAGCCGGGGACGGCGGAGGAGATCGCCGAGTTCTGCTCCACGACGTACGGGGTGACCTTCCCGATGACCGAGAAGATCGAGGTCAACGGGGAGGGGCGGCATCCGCTGTACCGGGAGCTGGTCGACGTGGCCGACGCCTCGGGGTACACCGGGGACATCCGGTGGAACTTCGAGAAGTTCCTGGTCGGGCCGGACGGCACGGTGGTGGGGCGGTTCGCGCCGCAGACCGAGCCGGACGACGACGCGCTGGTCGCCGCGATCGAGCGGGCGCTGCCCGCCTGA
- a CDS encoding LCP family protein, whose protein sequence is MMLLHYGDGGTTLVSLPRDSFVAIPGHGSNKLNAAYAFGGPKLLVRTVEQATGIRIDHYAEIGFGGFVGVVDAVGGVDMCLKQPLRDPKAGLNLRPGCQTLSGAEALGFVRTRKFANGDLERVQNQRRFFAALMDKATSPGVLFNPFRGIPLALNSTSNFTVDEGDHLLDLVRLMWAMRSLSGGDGVTTTVPVGGFGSSAAAGSFVRWDRAKSEALFEALREDEPVPSSVVRR, encoded by the coding sequence ATGATGCTGCTGCACTACGGCGACGGCGGCACCACCCTGGTCAGCCTGCCCCGCGACTCGTTCGTGGCGATCCCCGGGCACGGCTCCAACAAGCTGAACGCCGCGTACGCGTTCGGCGGGCCCAAGCTGCTGGTGCGCACCGTGGAGCAGGCCACCGGGATCCGCATCGACCACTACGCCGAGATCGGCTTCGGCGGGTTCGTGGGCGTGGTGGACGCGGTCGGCGGCGTGGACATGTGCCTCAAGCAGCCGCTGCGCGACCCCAAGGCGGGCCTGAACCTGCGCCCCGGGTGCCAGACCCTCAGCGGCGCCGAGGCCCTCGGCTTCGTGCGGACCCGCAAGTTCGCCAACGGCGACCTGGAACGGGTGCAGAACCAGCGCAGGTTCTTCGCCGCGCTGATGGACAAGGCGACCAGCCCGGGCGTGCTGTTCAACCCGTTCCGCGGCATCCCGCTGGCGCTGAACTCCACCTCCAACTTCACCGTGGACGAGGGCGACCACCTGCTGGACCTGGTGCGGCTGATGTGGGCGATGCGCAGCCTCAGCGGCGGTGACGGCGTCACCACCACCGTCCCGGTCGGCGGGTTCGGCAGCTCCGCGGCGGCCGGGTCGTTCGTCCGCTGGGACAGGGCCAAGTCCGAGGCTCTCTTCGAGGCCCTGCGCGAGGACGAGCCGGTCCCCTCCAGCGTCGTGCGCAGGTGA
- a CDS encoding ABC transporter ATP-binding protein translates to MGVWRLLRSRRRGRNGPEAPADLPELVELKWYARHAEIAETGMRTVARRLPVLIGQALRLAWRAGPADTVVVVSFNLVAGMFTAFGLLATTGVLTALFAAGPTPERVRAALPSLALVAVAAALRAGFQAGAGWAQSRLRPQVDRIIEMRLYELTSAVELAALDDSDFLDDLQRADSRGSAAAARVVESTVDLLTAAVGLLAAAGTLGVLHPLLLPLLLLTAVPEAWASVRSARMRYLTILALVGAARRKWILSDLMIDREHAPEIRSFTMRGFLLRQYDTVAAYQRDLELDLARRQTAARVVGEALQGLALGAVYVTLGLLLWRGTVPLAVAGTAVLAVRTGQSALANLVFAVNSCYEEGLYFGDYVRFCEEAERRVPARPEPARPVPVPFRRITVENVTFTYPKADKPSLQGVSVELRQGEVVALVGENGSGKSTLAKIIAGLYTPDQGRVCWDGVPLDEMNPEDLWERIAVIAQDYTHWPMTARHNITMGRRTAPAPDGGESPAVLAAARRSGADEVVSGLADGYDTLLDRRFKGGAELSGGQWQRLAAARGFYREAPLLVCDEPSAALDARAEHALFERIREHADGRTVLLITHRLASVRYADRIYVLEHGQVTEHGDHDTLMALGGLYADLYTLQSSAYSL, encoded by the coding sequence ATGGGCGTGTGGCGACTGCTGCGGTCACGGCGGCGCGGGCGGAACGGCCCCGAGGCCCCGGCCGACCTCCCGGAACTGGTCGAGCTGAAGTGGTACGCCCGGCATGCGGAGATCGCCGAGACCGGGATGCGGACCGTGGCCCGCCGCCTGCCGGTGCTGATCGGGCAGGCGCTGCGGCTGGCCTGGCGGGCGGGCCCCGCCGACACCGTGGTGGTCGTCTCGTTCAACCTGGTGGCCGGGATGTTCACCGCGTTCGGGCTGCTGGCCACCACCGGGGTGCTGACCGCGCTGTTCGCCGCCGGGCCCACGCCGGAGCGGGTGCGGGCGGCGCTGCCGTCGCTGGCGCTGGTCGCCGTCGCGGCGGCGCTGCGGGCGGGCTTCCAGGCCGGTGCGGGCTGGGCGCAGTCCCGGCTGCGGCCCCAGGTGGACCGCATCATCGAGATGCGGCTGTACGAGCTGACCTCGGCCGTGGAACTGGCCGCCCTGGACGACTCCGACTTCCTGGACGACCTGCAGCGGGCCGACAGCCGGGGCTCGGCGGCGGCGGCGCGGGTGGTGGAGAGCACCGTGGACCTGCTCACCGCGGCGGTGGGGCTGCTGGCCGCCGCGGGGACGCTGGGCGTGCTGCACCCGCTGCTGCTGCCGTTGCTGCTGCTCACCGCCGTTCCGGAGGCGTGGGCGTCGGTGCGGTCGGCCAGGATGCGGTACCTGACGATCCTGGCGCTGGTGGGCGCGGCCCGGCGCAAGTGGATCCTGTCGGACCTGATGATCGACCGCGAGCACGCGCCGGAGATCCGGTCGTTCACGATGCGGGGCTTCCTGCTGCGGCAGTACGACACCGTCGCCGCCTACCAGCGGGACCTGGAACTGGATCTGGCACGCCGGCAGACCGCCGCCCGGGTGGTCGGCGAGGCGCTGCAGGGGCTGGCGCTCGGCGCGGTGTACGTGACGCTGGGCCTGCTGCTGTGGCGGGGGACGGTGCCGCTGGCGGTGGCGGGCACGGCGGTGCTGGCCGTCCGCACCGGGCAGTCCGCCCTGGCCAACCTGGTGTTCGCGGTCAACTCCTGCTACGAGGAGGGCCTGTACTTCGGCGACTACGTGCGGTTCTGCGAGGAGGCCGAACGCCGCGTCCCGGCACGGCCCGAACCCGCCCGCCCCGTGCCGGTGCCGTTCCGGCGGATCACGGTCGAGAACGTCACCTTCACCTACCCCAAGGCGGACAAGCCGTCGCTGCAGGGCGTGTCCGTCGAGCTGCGGCAGGGCGAGGTGGTGGCGCTCGTCGGGGAGAACGGGTCCGGCAAGTCCACCCTCGCCAAGATCATCGCCGGTCTCTACACCCCCGACCAGGGACGGGTGTGCTGGGACGGCGTGCCGCTGGACGAGATGAACCCCGAGGACCTGTGGGAGCGCATCGCGGTGATCGCGCAGGACTACACCCACTGGCCGATGACCGCCCGGCACAACATCACCATGGGCCGCCGGACCGCCCCCGCGCCGGACGGCGGGGAGAGCCCGGCGGTGCTGGCGGCCGCCCGCCGCTCCGGCGCCGACGAGGTGGTCTCCGGCCTCGCCGACGGGTACGACACGCTGCTGGACCGCCGGTTCAAGGGCGGCGCGGAGCTGTCCGGCGGGCAGTGGCAGCGGCTGGCGGCGGCGCGCGGGTTCTACCGGGAGGCGCCGCTGCTGGTCTGCGACGAGCCGAGCGCCGCGCTGGACGCCCGCGCCGAGCACGCGCTGTTCGAGCGGATCCGCGAGCACGCCGACGGCCGCACCGTGCTGCTGATCACCCACCGGCTGGCCAGCGTCCGCTACGCCGACCGGATCTACGTGCTGGAGCACGGCCAGGTCACCGAGCACGGCGACCACGACACCCTGATGGCGCTCGGCGGCCTGTACGCCGACCTGTACACCCTCCAGTCCTCCGCTTATTCCTTGTAG